In one window of Leptospira neocaledonica DNA:
- a CDS encoding NHL repeat-containing protein, with amino-acid sequence MNRNINNLLYTFCATLFISCGAISTENPCDPSSDTFLNTQLLKFLVNDTSSTCGGGAVENSCNVFKNGEAATIVLGQADFTDNSSFGTAPNQFRGVAGAVMDSQGGLWIADAYNSPADSRILHFPSPIQTNADADIILTANPLEARLIAMDLSGGLWVVAGTTGTGNKVVHYAPGMISGDSPDMMLGTGGSASGPNQLNNPYGVAVDPTDGGVWVADYFNNRVMHYQAPITNSMPADKALGVSGLSGAGSGPPSNTTINRPTGVAVDPAGNLWVAEYGNNRVLRFSPPFSTGMQANMVLGQPNFGTSGSGSGRFGLAGPNAVSIDSSGAVWVADTGNGRAVRFSPPFSSLGKGADAVLGKPDFNAGFNSAATAENAGGVVSVAAAPCGLWVMDSNNRRALFFP; translated from the coding sequence TTGAATCGAAATATTAATAATTTATTATATACCTTCTGTGCGACTTTGTTTATAAGTTGCGGAGCCATTTCCACTGAAAACCCTTGTGATCCCTCAAGTGATACGTTTTTAAACACTCAACTTTTAAAATTCCTTGTAAACGATACGAGCTCAACCTGTGGGGGTGGAGCTGTAGAAAATTCCTGCAATGTTTTTAAAAATGGAGAGGCGGCAACCATAGTTCTAGGCCAAGCCGATTTTACGGACAACAGTTCTTTTGGGACAGCCCCAAATCAATTTCGAGGTGTTGCTGGAGCCGTAATGGACAGTCAAGGGGGGCTCTGGATTGCGGATGCTTATAACAGTCCTGCCGATTCTAGAATTCTGCATTTTCCTTCGCCTATACAGACGAATGCAGACGCAGACATTATACTTACTGCTAACCCACTGGAGGCAAGATTAATCGCCATGGATCTAAGCGGTGGGCTTTGGGTGGTTGCTGGAACTACTGGGACTGGTAACAAGGTTGTCCATTATGCTCCCGGAATGATTTCGGGAGATTCGCCTGATATGATGCTTGGGACCGGGGGTTCCGCTAGCGGTCCCAACCAGCTTAATAATCCATATGGAGTTGCTGTAGATCCCACCGACGGAGGGGTTTGGGTCGCGGATTATTTCAATAACAGAGTTATGCATTATCAAGCGCCTATTACTAATAGTATGCCAGCTGACAAAGCACTCGGCGTATCGGGTTTAAGTGGGGCAGGAAGCGGGCCCCCATCTAATACTACGATAAACCGTCCTACGGGGGTTGCTGTGGATCCAGCGGGAAATCTTTGGGTTGCAGAGTACGGAAATAATAGGGTTCTTCGATTTAGCCCTCCTTTTTCAACTGGAATGCAAGCAAATATGGTTCTTGGACAACCCAATTTTGGTACCTCAGGGTCAGGGTCAGGTCGTTTTGGCTTAGCTGGTCCCAATGCAGTTAGTATCGATTCCAGTGGAGCGGTTTGGGTAGCAGATACCGGTAACGGAAGGGCCGTCCGTTTTTCTCCTCCCTTTAGTAGTCTTGGGAAAGGAGCAGATGCAGTATTAGGTAAACCGGATTTTAATGCTGGCTTTAACTCAGCCGCTACTGCAGAAAATGCTGGAGGCGTTGTTTCCGTGGCAGCCGCTCCTTGCGGCCTTTGGGTAATGGATTCTAACAATAGGCGAGCCCTCTTTTTCCCTTAA